The DNA window GCCAGTGCCAATCCCCAGCGGGCCCGCCAGTATGTGCTCGTGAATGCCCGGGGCCTCCACACGAACCGGGACTGGTTTTATGGACTCGGGCCTAGGTCGTCATCCGACGCCCGGCAGCCCATCGAACGCTCCGCTGCCCGGGTCCGCGTTCGGGCCGGACAGCACTTTCTCGACCGGCGACTGCTCCTCCAGCCCCACGTCGGCCTCTCGGCGCACCGGGTCGATCGCGTTCCGTCCCCCGCGGATCCCAGCCTGAACGCGGCGTCCCGGCGACACCTCCGGCAACTGGCGAGCAGGCGGATCGGCCCGTTGGCCCCGAGCCATACCGCCCTGCGCGTAGGGGTCGACGTGCAGTACGATACCCGTTCCCCTCGTCCCCGGCCCACGCGCGGCCTGCTCCTAAACGGCGGCTGGGAGCGATACGGGGCGGTCTCCTCTTTCGTGCAGTACGATCGCCTGGACCTCAGCGCCGAAGGATTGGTGCCCCTCGGCGGCGCGCATCGCCTGGTGGGACGGCTGTCCCTGGCCCGCACTGTGGCGCGCGGCGAGGCGCCCGTCCCCTACTACCTGCGCCCGATGCTCGACGGCACCCAGGTCCCCGGGTTGTCCCGACACCGCTTCGTCGACTCCGACCGCCTGATCGGCAGCATGCTGTACCGCTTTCCGCTCGCCCAGCCCCTGCGTGTCTTTCGTCTCGGCGGCCACGTGGGCCTCCACGCCGCGAGCGTGTACGACAACGTGTTTGCCGACGCGGCGCTTGACCTCACGTTTGACGACGCCGCAGACGTGGGGGAGGCATCTGTGCCCCTGCGGCCGGCCGCGTCCGTCGGGCTTCGGGTGGGGCTCTCGTTTCGCGAGGTGCCTGCACTCGACCTGGCGCTCGGCGTCGGCCCGGACGGGGTGACGGGCGTCCGGTTTGCCCTGCATCAGGACCTGCAGGCCCTGCGTCCGCCCCATCATCAGTTGCGCCAGCCGTAGGCCATCGTTCCTCGTCCACTCGGCCGCTCCGTCGATCCTCCCGTTTTTCATGCCGCCCGTCCTCGTTGCTATTCTCTCCGGCCTCGTCGCAGCGTATGCGCTTCTGGCAGGGGCCGCGGCCCTGGGCTTTCTCGCCGCCCGGCGCGGGTCGCCGCCGAGCGCGCCCGCCGAGTGGCCGTCCGTGACGATCGTTCCCGTCCGCGACGAGGATGCGGGACGCCTCCGGGACACCGTGCAGTCCTGCGCGTACCCCACCGACCGCATTGCGGTCGCGCGGCCCGATGGGCCGGTCCCGGGCGACGTCACCCTGACCCTTCCCGCCGCGGCCGACGCCCCGCCCACCTGGCCGCAGTCGATGGTGCGGCAGAGTCGGGCCGACGCGCCCGTCGTGATGGGCCCTACGCTGGTGGAGCACGACGACCTGTTCCTGCCCCGCCTGGAGGCCCTCCAGCACCTGGGCCGCCTGACGCTCCTCGGCGGGGCCGCGCATCTGGGCCTTCCCCTGGGCCCCGGCACGGCCAACCGGGCCCTCGACGCCAAATCGCGGCCCCCCGGCTCGACGTCCCCCGAGGCCTCTGTGCCGCCCGCCCCTCTCGCACCCGCTACGGCCGCCTTCAATCCCGAGCCGGAGGCCGCCGTGACGCGTCCGCCTGCGGATTCGTTCGTCGATCTTCTCCGGAATCAGGCCGAGTGGTTCCGTCAGGCGATCCGCGCGCCGTCCCGGTTCGTGCAGGCCCAGGCGGTGGGGCTCTGGCTGGTCCACGCCGCATTGCTCGCCTGCTGTGCGGTCGCCCTCGCCCTGCCCGCGTGGCGACAGCCCACCCTCCTCGCCCTGCTCGGCAAGATGGGCGCGGACGTGGTGCTCACCCTTCCGGCCGCGTCCCACTTCGGGCAGCGCCAACTGCTCCGGTCCACCGTCGCGACCGTCCTGATGCTGGTGCTCTCCATCCCCCTCGCGGGCGGATGGGCCCTGGTGGCCCCGTCACGAGGGCGGCACGCCGGACGGAACGCCCATAATGAAACACGAGCGTCCTGACCCACCCGCTCGACTCGCGCACCAAATCCCGTCGTACGCCTCCCGCAATGCGCTTCCTCATTCCCTACCTGGCCACCCACGGCCTGCGCCCGTTCCACCGCTTCGTTCCGGACCTCCTCTGGCGGGTCGAGGCGGCGGCCAAGACCGCGTACCTCACCTTCGACGACGGCCCGACCGAGGAGCTCACGGACGACCTGCTCGACCTGCTCGCGCAGTACGACGCGCAGGCCACCCACTTCCTCGTCGGCCAGAACGCGGACCGGCATCCGGGCCGTGCCCGCGCCATTGCCCGGGCCGGGCACCTCGTCGGCAACCACACCTATACCCATGTCGACCCCTGGTCCGTGCCCCACGAGCAGCTGCAGAGTGAGGTTGCCCGCACCACGCGGCGGCTGCAGTCCCTCACGCAAACCCGGCTCCGGGCGCTCCGCCCGCCCTACGGCCACCCCACGCAGGGGCTCCGCCGGTGGTGCGCGGCCCAGAACCAGCGGATGGTGATGTGGGACGTGATGCCGGGCGACTACCTGAAGACCGCCCGGGCCCAGCGGGTGGCCCACTTCGTGGTGCGCCACGTGCGCCCCGGCTCCGTCATTGTCCTCCACGACAATCCCGTCTGCGAGGACGTCACCCTCCCGGCCCTGGAGACCATTCTCCGCACGCTTTCCGCCGAGGGCTGGACGTTTGACGCGCTTTAAAGGCGTTCTCCCGCACAGATGTGGGGACATGCCCGGCGGGACGCCACGGGGTCGTCCCACGGATTTGGCGGAGCCTCAGCGGGCCCTTCGGAATTGAAGGGAGCCCGCGCGGCCTCCTCGCTTCAGCCCCTTTCGGATGATGTCTGCCCCCGCTGATCTCGCTCCCGATCCCTTCGACGCCCTCGACACGTTCGCGACCGGTCACGGACGCGCGTATCTCTACCGCCTCTCCGCGCTGGACGGCGTCGATCTCGACCGGCTCCCCGTTTCCATCCGCGTCCTGCTGGAGGGCCTCCTGCGCGAGTGCGACGGCGACCTCGTGACCGAAGAGCACGTCCGCCGGCTGGCGCAGTACGACCCCGCCGCCCCGACCGAGGCGGCCGTCCCGTTCACGCCCTCCCGCGTGCTGCTGCAGGACTTCACCGGGGTCCCGTCCGTGGTGGACCTCGCGGCCCTGCGGTCGGCGATGGATCGGTTCGGCGCCGCCCCGGACGGCATCAGTCCGGAGGTGCCGGTCCACCTCATCATCGACCACTCCGTACAGGTGGACCACTTCGGCCTGCCAAACGCGGTCCAGCTCAACAGCGAGCTGGAGTTTCGCCGCAACCAGGAGCGGTACAAGTTCCTGAAGTGGGGCCAGCAGGCCTTCGACGACTTTCGCGTGGTCCCCCCGGCCAGCGGCATCTGCCACCAGGTGAACCTGGAGTACGTGGGCCGCGGGGTGTGGACGCGCGACACGGCGGACGGGACGCCCCTC is part of the Salinibacter ruber DSM 13855 genome and encodes:
- a CDS encoding polysaccharide deacetylase family protein, which produces MRFLIPYLATHGLRPFHRFVPDLLWRVEAAAKTAYLTFDDGPTEELTDDLLDLLAQYDAQATHFLVGQNADRHPGRARAIARAGHLVGNHTYTHVDPWSVPHEQLQSEVARTTRRLQSLTQTRLRALRPPYGHPTQGLRRWCAAQNQRMVMWDVMPGDYLKTARAQRVAHFVVRHVRPGSVIVLHDNPVCEDVTLPALETILRTLSAEGWTFDAL
- a CDS encoding BamA/TamA family outer membrane protein yields the protein MHTLPSHFASWGSQTRFRQRGLRAAFALLLGGMVGLAAAPAAGQAFPGAPDEPAINLRLYPLATWSPRVGGGAGAGLVVHHLGRRHAQALLTAAPARHEQVATAAWASANPQRARQYVLVNARGLHTNRDWFYGLGPRSSSDARQPIERSAARVRVRAGQHFLDRRLLLQPHVGLSAHRVDRVPSPADPSLNAASRRHLRQLASRRIGPLAPSHTALRVGVDVQYDTRSPRPRPTRGLLLNGGWERYGAVSSFVQYDRLDLSAEGLVPLGGAHRLVGRLSLARTVARGEAPVPYYLRPMLDGTQVPGLSRHRFVDSDRLIGSMLYRFPLAQPLRVFRLGGHVGLHAASVYDNVFADAALDLTFDDAADVGEASVPLRPAASVGLRVGLSFREVPALDLALGVGPDGVTGVRFALHQDLQALRPPHHQLRQP